One genomic segment of Rhizorhabdus phycosphaerae includes these proteins:
- a CDS encoding LysR family transcriptional regulator, with protein sequence MDIRQLRHSLTVAETLHFGRAAERLGMTQPPLSQSILALERELGASLFLRSRRSVALTPFGRQWLDEVRPAVAAIDGLADAARRLLAGQAGRLSLSFVSTADYSVLPTIVQRYAAAFPDVRISLQEATSDVQIDALLEGQADAGIIIPSLSALPARLSYRPLLHEPLIAAVPEAWVEEERLSIERGRILGHGWMDEPLLLFPARVSPDFHELVMGFYRAQGREPAIRQEAIQMQTIVSLVSAGMGMALVPSSMRHLARTGTRYLELAGPAPMLETGLAWLSANRAPTLLALIEVAAGISGSDGLRRP encoded by the coding sequence ATGGATATCCGGCAGCTTCGTCACTCTCTGACGGTCGCCGAAACGCTCCACTTCGGGCGCGCGGCCGAGCGGCTCGGCATGACGCAGCCGCCGCTGAGCCAGTCGATCCTCGCGCTGGAACGCGAACTGGGCGCCAGCCTGTTCCTGCGGTCGCGCCGCAGTGTCGCGCTGACGCCGTTCGGGCGCCAGTGGCTCGACGAGGTGCGGCCGGCGGTTGCGGCGATCGACGGGCTGGCGGATGCCGCTCGGCGGCTGCTTGCCGGGCAGGCGGGGCGGCTGTCGCTGAGCTTCGTCAGCACCGCCGATTACAGCGTCCTTCCCACGATCGTGCAGCGTTATGCCGCCGCTTTTCCCGACGTGCGCATTTCGTTGCAGGAAGCGACGAGCGATGTGCAGATCGACGCCTTGCTGGAGGGGCAGGCCGATGCAGGGATCATCATCCCCAGCCTTTCAGCCTTGCCGGCGCGGCTTAGCTATCGGCCGTTGCTGCATGAGCCGCTGATCGCGGCCGTTCCCGAGGCCTGGGTCGAGGAGGAGCGCCTCTCGATCGAGCGGGGGCGCATCCTGGGCCATGGCTGGATGGACGAGCCGCTGTTGCTGTTCCCCGCACGCGTGTCGCCCGACTTTCACGAGCTGGTGATGGGCTTCTACCGCGCACAGGGCCGCGAGCCCGCGATCCGGCAGGAGGCGATCCAGATGCAAACGATCGTCAGCCTCGTCTCTGCGGGCATGGGCATGGCGCTGGTGCCGAGCTCGATGCGCCACCTTGCCCGCACGGGCACGCGCTATCTGGAGCTGGCCGGGCCGGCTCCCATGCTGGAGACCGGGCTCGCCTGGCTATCCGCCAACCGCGCGCCGACGCTGCTGGCGCTGATCGAGGTCGCCGCCGGGATCAGCGGATCGGACGGACTTCGACGACCTTGA